ATCAAAATCTTTATTTTTTACGCATGATAAAAACAGCATTATAAATAAAGCTAGTAAGAAAATTAACTTGCGAAAGATTGCTATATGTACCATAGTATAATTAAAAACTTATTGCGAAATTTAAAAAATAGGTTCTTCCGTAACCATACCAATATTTTGGAGCAAATGAAGGTGTACCGCTCAGTGCATCTTGTTTTAGTTGTCCATAATTTCCATTCCTGCTTTGTTCGTAACCTCCTGATCTAAAAGCGGTATCAAAAACATTATTTATACTAGCAAAAACACTAATATATTTACCACTTTTAAGCCAAGATTTACCACCTACTAAATTCAGTAAATAAAAATTATCTAATGGTTTTTGCTTTAGTAATTGTGCAACATTTTCATCGGTTGCATCAGGAAAATTTATTCCCGTTTCTGGATCTATATAAAAACTTTTGGTCCTGGTAATCGTAGATATATTGGCATAGTTATTTGCTAAATAATTTGCCGTTGCCCCTATCCACCAATATTTGGGGTCGCGATAATTAATACCAAGTGCAAATGCTTTTTGAGGACCTTGCGCTAATTTGTAATCTTTAATAGTGGCTACACCTAAATCCTTACTCCCTTCTAAATTTATTAACTCTTCTTCTGCATCTGCAGTATCAAAATTTATAGTGACATTGGGGTTGTTTGCAAACACATATTTTCCTATTGCGGCAACTGCCGTTACTTGTACTGAAGAAGATACCTGGTACTCTAAACCAAGCTCCGCACCCATATGCAACTTATCTACATTAGTTAATACTTCTTGCACAAAATCTGAGCCTACGCCTGCATCTACAAAAAAGAAATTTACATCAGTAGCATCCTGAAATCTCGTATAAAAACCAGTAACACGACCTACCAATTTTGGATATCGGAAAAAATAAGATCCATCAATACTGGTAATCTTTTCAGAATTTAACTTTGGGACTATTTGGTTGTTTTCTCTTGGGTTTATAAAAACGTTCTGTAATACTGGCGGTTTGTGTTGCAGCATGGCATTAGACTCCACCCAGTTACGACCATTAACTTTATAAGAAATACCACCCTTAAAACTGAAATTTGAAAAATTAACATCAGCACTTTTTCCGAATGAATCGTTTTCATAACGTTGATTTACGAACAAGCCGTTTCTAGCATATTTTATAGATTCCCATTGCGCCGCTAAAAACCCCTTCCAGCCCTTATTCTCATAAGTAAGCTGCATAAAAGTTTCTAGTTGTTCTGCATTCAATTCATACTGGTAATTAAAAATTTCACCTTCATACTTTTGCAATGAACCATTACTATCATTTGATGTATTTGAGAAAACATCTACATCTTCATGAAATTCAGCTCCCAACAAATCATTAATCTCTGCATAATTCATAGAAGACAAAGATTTATAACCAAAACCTACATCCATTTTAAATTGCTCACTAATTACAATGTTTGCTATAGAATTTACCGATAGCTGAGTATCTTTAACCACATCATCATATAAAACATACGCTGCCTTATTATTCTCATTGGCCTTATATATTTGGTTCCAATTAAGTTGTGGATTTGAGAGAAACCCTTCTTTAGCTGTATTTGCACTTAAAAAATTTGCTCCTATGGTACTATTGATATAGTAACTTGGCAAATATCTATAATAAGTAGGGTCAGGATTTGGCGCATTATAATACCCCAATCTAGATCTAGAATTAATTCCCCATTGGTAACTAACCCCCGTATTCCATTTAAAATTAGTTGTCTCAAAATTATGATTAAACATTAAAATTGGCTCTGAAATTTTACGTTCTCTTGAATTTCTGATTTCGCCATCTTGCTTACCCCAATAAGGGTTATATTGACTACCTATAAGATTAAAAACTTCTTCTGTAATGGCAGAAGACCTGCCTCTTCTATTAGAAGCCATTAACCCGGTTATTAATAAGCTATTCTTCGTATTGACCTGATATTCGATAGCGCCAAAGAAGGAATAAGCATCATAGAGTGTACCCTCAACATACCCTTGTTTAGCCCATCTTCTAGAGCCAGAAACACTATAACTAAGTCCTTTTTCAGATATTTTAGAAGTATATGTAGCCATAACTCTTGCTGCATAAGTTCTATTAGAAGCAGAGGAAGATATCCTAATACCTGGACGAAATGTTGAAGGTCTTGTAGCTATATTTGTTACACCCAGAGTGCCTCCAAAATTATAGGCAGAAGCAGACAACCCATTACTAAATTGTTGATTTCTAGTTACATCATTTAAACCTCCCCAGTTATTCCATTGTGGCCTACCATCATAAAATTTATTCATGGTTATTCCATTCAGCAATACTTTTCCATTTTGTGAATCATAGCCTCTAACTCTAAAAAATGCTTGACCAAAATCAAATGCTGCGCGTTGCAGAAAAATATCTTTTGTTGCCTGTAACAAGCCCACAGAACTTGCACTTTGTCCATCATCCTGAAGCTCTGCCTCTGTTAGCGTAATTAAATTATCTGTTAATTCTGCTCTTATATCTTTCTCTAGGTACAGAACTCCTAAATCTACATTTTTACGGGAAACGTTAATTGGTATTCTTTTTAAGATATAATCTGAATATTGTAAACTTAGAATATAATCACTCGAATCAGGGAGTATTATCGAGAAAATACCATCTTTATCTGTAAAGGAATAAGTATTCAATTTTTCGACTATAATACGAACATCTGCTAAGGCATTCTTTTGATGCTGATCTAAAACCTTAGCAGTAACGATAGTAGTATTTTGTGAAAAACACAAGCTACTAAATGCTAAAAACAAAATAAACCAAAATTTTTTTTGCATGTTAATAGATACAATTACAAGTAATTACGGAGTAATATAGGAATATTATTATTAACATTACAAAATAATTAGACTAAATTCGATGAACCAACACCTGTTTTAAATAATAATTTAAGAAATGAACAAACTGTTATTTTTATTTTTAACACTTATAAACTTCAATCTACATGCTCAGAAAAAGAACTATAAAATACGAACTATAGCTTTTTATAATGTAGAGAATTTATTCGACTTAAAAAATGATAGTCTAACCTATGATGACGACAGAACACCTGAAGGCAAAGATCATTGGACGCTAGACCGCTATGAGGAAAAACTAACTCATGTCTCTAAAGTACTTTCTGAAATAGGCCATACTATTTCCAAAAACTCACCAGATATTATTGGCTTGTGCGAAGTTGAAAATCAGCAAGTAGTTGAAGATTTAGTGTATCATAAAAATTTACAAGATAAAAATTACGGAATAGTACATTTTGATTCTCCAGACGAAAGAGGAATAGATGTAGCACTACTCTATAAGAAAAGTGCATTTATCCCTACGTCATTTAAAAGTCAACGTTTATTATTACAAAATAGTGAAGGCTTCCGAGATTATACAAGAGACCAATTGGTCGTTGGCGGTCTGCTAGATAACGAACAAATCTATTTTATCGTTAATCACTGGCCTTCTAGAAGCGGTGGAGAGGCTAGAAGTAAACCAAACAGGATAGAAGCTGCAAAGTTAAACAAACGCATCATAGACTCTATTATAAGGACTGATTCTAGCGCTAAAATTATAAGCATGGGCGATCTAAATGATGATCCAACTAGTGATAGTTTAAAAAAGATTCTTAAAACCATAGGAGATGTAAACAAACTAGAAGAAAAAGACCTCTATAATCCAATGGAAAAGTTGCACAAAAAAGGAATAGGCTCTTTAGCCTATAGGGATAAATGGAATTTATTTGACCAATTCTTTTTCACTAATAATTTAATTTCAGAAAACAAGGAAAGCTTTACATTTTGGAAAGCAGGGGTATTTGCTCCTTCTTACTTATTGGATCCATCAGGGAGATATAAAGGATACCCATTACGCACCTATGCCGGTGGTAATTATGTAGGTGGGTATAGTGATCATTTTCCCGTAT
This genomic stretch from Cellulophaga algicola DSM 14237 harbors:
- a CDS encoding peptidase associated domain and porin domain-containing protein; translation: MQKKFWFILFLAFSSLCFSQNTTIVTAKVLDQHQKNALADVRIIVEKLNTYSFTDKDGIFSIILPDSSDYILSLQYSDYILKRIPINVSRKNVDLGVLYLEKDIRAELTDNLITLTEAELQDDGQSASSVGLLQATKDIFLQRAAFDFGQAFFRVRGYDSQNGKVLLNGITMNKFYDGRPQWNNWGGLNDVTRNQQFSNGLSASAYNFGGTLGVTNIATRPSTFRPGIRISSSASNRTYAARVMATYTSKISEKGLSYSVSGSRRWAKQGYVEGTLYDAYSFFGAIEYQVNTKNSLLITGLMASNRRGRSSAITEEVFNLIGSQYNPYWGKQDGEIRNSRERKISEPILMFNHNFETTNFKWNTGVSYQWGINSRSRLGYYNAPNPDPTYYRYLPSYYINSTIGANFLSANTAKEGFLSNPQLNWNQIYKANENNKAAYVLYDDVVKDTQLSVNSIANIVISEQFKMDVGFGYKSLSSMNYAEINDLLGAEFHEDVDVFSNTSNDSNGSLQKYEGEIFNYQYELNAEQLETFMQLTYENKGWKGFLAAQWESIKYARNGLFVNQRYENDSFGKSADVNFSNFSFKGGISYKVNGRNWVESNAMLQHKPPVLQNVFINPRENNQIVPKLNSEKITSIDGSYFFRYPKLVGRVTGFYTRFQDATDVNFFFVDAGVGSDFVQEVLTNVDKLHMGAELGLEYQVSSSVQVTAVAAIGKYVFANNPNVTINFDTADAEEELINLEGSKDLGVATIKDYKLAQGPQKAFALGINYRDPKYWWIGATANYLANNYANISTITRTKSFYIDPETGINFPDATDENVAQLLKQKPLDNFYLLNLVGGKSWLKSGKYISVFASINNVFDTAFRSGGYEQSRNGNYGQLKQDALSGTPSFAPKYWYGYGRTYFLNFAISF
- a CDS encoding endonuclease/exonuclease/phosphatase family protein produces the protein MNKLLFLFLTLINFNLHAQKKNYKIRTIAFYNVENLFDLKNDSLTYDDDRTPEGKDHWTLDRYEEKLTHVSKVLSEIGHTISKNSPDIIGLCEVENQQVVEDLVYHKNLQDKNYGIVHFDSPDERGIDVALLYKKSAFIPTSFKSQRLLLQNSEGFRDYTRDQLVVGGLLDNEQIYFIVNHWPSRSGGEARSKPNRIEAAKLNKRIIDSIIRTDSSAKIISMGDLNDDPTSDSLKKILKTIGDVNKLEEKDLYNPMEKLHKKGIGSLAYRDKWNLFDQFFFTNNLISENKESFTFWKAGVFAPSYLLDPSGRYKGYPLRTYAGGNYVGGYSDHFPVYMYLIKSSLNP